From a region of the Constantimarinum furrinae genome:
- the infB gene encoding translation initiation factor IF-2 has protein sequence MAEVKTKRLSQVLREFNISLDRAVEYLSSKGHDVDASPNTKITGDEYEILFEEFQTDKSKKVASKEVGEEKRKEKEELRLAREKEIEEKEKKEASKVVKAEAKLSGPKQVGKIDLEKGKDKKEEAPKVAEEKTPVKEKDAPKAKKEEAPKAVEEKVAEKKEKVAEKAPEAEKTKEKEVVAEPEIEETAKSSVVETNYKKLDGPNFTGKKIDLTQFKKPEKKKDKKEDDKKEKKGRRRRISKEPSKGGGNQRDQRGRKGRTHTPKEEPSEEEVQKQVRETLEKLQGKSSKGKGAKYRREKRDSHRQKTEDEQAQQELDSKLLKVTEFVTVSEVATMMDVPVTQVISACMSLGMMVTMNQRLDAETLSIVADEFGFEVEFITTDIEESIQVEEDAPEDLEPRAPIVTVMGHVDHGKTSLLDYIREENVIAGESGGITQHIGAYGVELENGQKIAFLDTPGHEAFTAMRARGAQVTDLAIIVIAADDDIMPQTKEAISHAQAAGVPIVFAINKIDRPSANPDKIKEGLANMNLLVEDWGGKIQSHDISAKTGEGVKDLLEKVLLEAEILELKANPNKPAVGTVVEAFLDKGRGYVSTILVQGGTLKIGDYVLAGQHSGKVKAMHDERGKKIKAAGPSTPVSILGLDGAPQAGDKFNVFEDEREAKDIANKRMQLQREQSVRTQRHITLDEIGRRIALGDFKELNIILKGDVDGSVEALTDSFLKLSTEEIQVNIIHKGVGAITESDVLLASASDAIIIGFNVRPMGNARQLADKEEIDIRMYSIIYDAINDLKDAMEGMLSPEMKEEITGTAEIRETFKISKVGTIAGCMVTTGKIFRNSGIRLIREGVVVYTGELASLKRFKDDVKEVAKGYDCGLQIKNYNDIKEGDIVEAFQEVAVKKKL, from the coding sequence ATGGCTGAAGTAAAAACAAAAAGGCTAAGTCAAGTATTACGGGAATTTAATATCTCGCTGGATCGTGCTGTGGAATATTTAAGTTCCAAAGGGCATGATGTCGACGCAAGTCCGAATACCAAGATCACAGGAGATGAATACGAGATACTTTTTGAAGAATTTCAAACCGATAAGAGTAAAAAAGTTGCTTCCAAGGAGGTAGGAGAAGAGAAGAGAAAAGAAAAGGAAGAACTTCGTCTCGCCCGGGAAAAAGAGATCGAGGAGAAAGAAAAGAAAGAAGCCTCAAAGGTTGTTAAAGCTGAAGCTAAATTAAGTGGCCCTAAGCAAGTGGGGAAAATTGATCTCGAAAAAGGAAAGGACAAAAAAGAAGAAGCACCAAAGGTTGCCGAGGAAAAAACTCCTGTAAAAGAAAAAGATGCTCCTAAAGCCAAAAAAGAGGAAGCGCCTAAAGCGGTAGAGGAAAAAGTAGCAGAGAAAAAGGAAAAAGTTGCCGAAAAGGCTCCTGAAGCTGAAAAGACTAAAGAGAAAGAAGTTGTAGCTGAACCCGAAATTGAAGAAACGGCAAAATCTTCTGTAGTTGAAACCAATTACAAAAAACTCGACGGGCCAAACTTTACCGGTAAAAAAATTGATCTTACTCAGTTTAAAAAGCCTGAAAAGAAAAAAGATAAGAAGGAAGATGATAAGAAGGAAAAGAAAGGTAGAAGACGCAGAATAAGCAAAGAACCTTCAAAAGGAGGTGGAAACCAGCGTGACCAGCGCGGAAGAAAAGGCAGAACTCATACTCCAAAGGAAGAGCCAAGCGAAGAAGAAGTACAAAAGCAGGTAAGAGAAACCCTGGAGAAACTACAAGGGAAATCTTCCAAGGGGAAAGGTGCAAAATACCGTAGAGAAAAAAGAGATAGCCACCGTCAGAAAACGGAAGACGAGCAGGCACAACAGGAACTTGACAGCAAACTGCTTAAGGTAACCGAGTTTGTCACAGTAAGTGAGGTTGCTACCATGATGGATGTTCCCGTAACTCAGGTGATTTCTGCCTGTATGTCTCTTGGAATGATGGTGACCATGAATCAGCGGCTTGATGCTGAAACCCTTTCTATAGTTGCCGATGAATTTGGCTTTGAAGTTGAATTTATAACTACCGATATAGAAGAATCGATCCAGGTTGAAGAAGATGCACCCGAAGATCTGGAGCCTAGAGCGCCTATCGTTACCGTAATGGGACACGTAGATCACGGTAAAACCTCTTTGCTGGATTATATTCGTGAAGAAAATGTGATCGCAGGAGAATCCGGAGGAATTACCCAGCATATTGGTGCCTACGGAGTGGAATTGGAAAACGGTCAAAAAATTGCATTTCTCGATACTCCGGGTCACGAAGCGTTTACCGCTATGCGTGCCAGAGGAGCTCAGGTTACCGATCTTGCTATCATCGTGATCGCTGCAGATGACGATATTATGCCACAAACCAAAGAGGCCATAAGTCATGCACAGGCCGCAGGCGTTCCCATCGTTTTTGCGATAAATAAGATCGACCGTCCATCGGCAAACCCGGATAAGATAAAAGAAGGGCTTGCAAATATGAACCTGTTGGTAGAGGACTGGGGTGGAAAGATCCAATCCCATGATATTTCTGCTAAAACCGGAGAGGGAGTAAAAGATTTGTTAGAAAAAGTATTGCTGGAAGCCGAAATTTTGGAGCTAAAGGCAAACCCAAATAAACCTGCTGTAGGAACCGTGGTGGAAGCATTCCTCGATAAAGGACGTGGGTATGTTTCAACCATTTTAGTACAGGGCGGAACTCTAAAAATAGGGGATTATGTACTTGCCGGTCAGCATAGCGGAAAAGTAAAAGCTATGCACGATGAGCGAGGGAAAAAGATAAAGGCTGCAGGGCCGTCTACGCCGGTTTCCATTCTTGGACTGGACGGAGCACCTCAGGCCGGTGATAAGTTCAATGTGTTTGAAGACGAACGTGAAGCTAAGGACATTGCCAACAAGCGTATGCAGTTGCAACGTGAGCAATCGGTGAGAACACAGCGTCATATTACCCTGGATGAGATCGGGCGACGAATTGCGCTTGGTGATTTCAAGGAATTGAATATTATACTGAAGGGTGATGTGGACGGATCTGTGGAAGCATTAACCGATTCATTCCTGAAACTTTCTACGGAAGAGATACAGGTGAATATTATTCATAAAGGTGTTGGTGCCATTACCGAAAGTGATGTGCTACTCGCCTCTGCTTCCGATGCAATTATCATTGGGTTTAATGTAAGACCAATGGGTAATGCCCGTCAGTTGGCCGATAAGGAAGAGATCGATATCCGTATGTATTCAATTATCTACGACGCCATAAACGATCTGAAGGATGCCATGGAAGGTATGTTATCTCCAGAAATGAAAGAGGAGATCACAGGGACTGCAGAAATTCGAGAAACCTTTAAGATCTCTAAAGTTGGAACCATTGCAGGTTGTATGGTTACTACCGGTAAGATCTTCCGTAACTCGGGTATTCGATTGATCCGTGAGGGCGTGGTAGTCTATACCGGTGAGCTGGCTTCACTGAAACGATTTAAAGATGACGTGAAGGAAGTGGCTAAAGGATACGATTGCGGACTTCAAATTAAGAATTACAACGACATCAAAGAAGGCGATATCGTGGAAGCTTTCCAAGAAGTAGCAGTAAAGAAAAAGTTGTAA
- a CDS encoding SPOR domain-containing protein — protein sequence MKFQHKVKIFSISFLILLYSEVSTAQSGTVTVNQDPKIEQLLSLKKSLEKENKLTDGYTIQLYYGELNRANSVIKKYRASYGTWPASIEYETPNYKVWVGNFATRLEADRALLEIQKIFPSAFPLKPERRKEPK from the coding sequence ATGAAATTTCAACACAAGGTTAAAATATTTAGTATCAGCTTTTTAATTCTTTTGTATTCTGAAGTCTCTACGGCGCAATCGGGAACTGTGACCGTAAATCAGGATCCTAAGATCGAACAATTATTAAGTTTGAAAAAGTCACTTGAAAAAGAAAATAAACTTACCGACGGATATACGATTCAGCTGTATTACGGCGAACTGAACCGGGCGAATTCTGTAATTAAAAAATACAGAGCCTCTTATGGAACCTGGCCTGCATCCATAGAATATGAAACGCCTAATTATAAGGTTTGGGTTGGAAATTTCGCCACCAGACTGGAAGCCGATCGTGCGCTGTTGGAAATTCAGAAAATATTTCCAAGCGCTTTTCCGTTAAAACCGGAACGTCGAAAAGAACCGAAATAA
- a CDS encoding c-type cytochrome, whose translation MKKVNYRNLPSQLSLLLLALLLTFSINLNAQDTSAVADAEAIADVAPADAGGDIAAGEQLFNANCASCHKLDKKSTGPALRGVASKHDREWLYKWISNSTELIASGDSKAVQLFEDNNRSVMTPFPALSNTDIDNILAYTSQPKPEPTVAQLPTNGGGEGDSGVSNNLILGVLALVFLMLVIMLFLVTKTLRRIAEANGVEYPKSEKHTPLWKAFAENQFMVLVTSIFLLLVAGYFMYGYFMQVGVDQGYAPVQPIHFSHKIHAGDNQIDCNYCHSSARKSKTSGIPSLNVCMNCHKNISEYAGDVNPEEGYTIDFYNAEIKKLYAAVGWDEATQTYTGEEKPVEWVRIHNLPDFAYFNHSQHVSVAGIECQKCHGPVEEMEIVGQFAPLTMGWCINCHRETNVNIAGNEYYEKIHEELSKKYGVDQLTIAQMGGLECGKCHY comes from the coding sequence ATGAAAAAGGTGAACTACCGAAATCTGCCGTCTCAATTGTCACTTTTGTTGTTAGCGCTTCTGCTGACTTTTTCAATTAATCTTAATGCTCAGGATACTTCGGCCGTTGCCGATGCCGAGGCTATTGCCGACGTGGCACCTGCAGATGCAGGAGGAGATATCGCAGCTGGTGAACAATTGTTTAATGCAAATTGTGCGTCTTGTCACAAATTGGATAAGAAATCCACCGGGCCGGCGCTTCGTGGTGTAGCTTCCAAGCACGACAGAGAATGGTTATATAAGTGGATTTCCAATAGTACAGAATTAATTGCTTCGGGAGACTCAAAGGCGGTACAGCTTTTTGAGGACAATAATAGATCGGTGATGACACCTTTTCCTGCATTATCGAATACAGACATAGACAATATTCTTGCCTATACGAGTCAGCCGAAACCTGAACCCACTGTCGCTCAATTACCTACAAACGGTGGTGGTGAAGGAGATTCTGGTGTATCGAATAATTTGATTTTAGGAGTGTTAGCACTTGTATTCTTAATGTTGGTGATCATGCTATTCTTGGTAACCAAAACGTTGAGAAGAATCGCCGAAGCCAACGGTGTTGAATATCCAAAAAGTGAAAAGCACACACCACTGTGGAAGGCCTTTGCCGAAAACCAGTTTATGGTTTTAGTTACCTCAATATTTCTGTTGTTAGTGGCCGGATACTTTATGTATGGTTACTTTATGCAGGTTGGGGTAGATCAGGGCTATGCTCCGGTTCAGCCTATTCATTTCTCACATAAGATACATGCCGGAGATAATCAAATAGATTGTAATTACTGTCACTCTTCTGCAAGAAAAAGTAAGACATCTGGAATTCCTTCTTTGAATGTTTGTATGAACTGTCATAAGAACATATCAGAATACGCCGGGGATGTTAATCCGGAAGAAGGATACACGATAGACTTTTACAATGCAGAGATCAAAAAATTATACGCGGCCGTTGGTTGGGATGAAGCTACACAAACGTATACGGGTGAAGAGAAGCCTGTAGAATGGGTGCGAATTCACAACCTCCCCGATTTCGCTTATTTTAATCACTCACAGCACGTAAGTGTTGCGGGAATTGAATGTCAGAAATGTCACGGACCGGTTGAAGAGATGGAGATCGTTGGTCAATTTGCTCCATTAACAATGGGATGGTGTATTAACTGTCACCGTGAAACGAATGTGAATATCGCAGGTAATGAGTATTACGAAAAGATTCACGAAGAACTCTCTAAAAAATATGGAGTGGACCAGTTGACCATTGCACAAATGGGCGGATTGGAATGTGGAAAATGTCACTATTAA
- a CDS encoding TAT-variant-translocated molybdopterin oxidoreductase, with amino-acid sequence MASNKKYWKSVEELNENSSIVDTLQQNEFVEPIPTDEFLGNKETLETSSTTRRDFLKYVGFTTAAASLAACEGPVIKSIPYVVGPDEIVPGVANYYATTMADGFDFANVLVKTREGRPIKIERNDLAVNSSVNARTQASVLSLYDNNRLQGPMVNGEDVSWEDFDIAVAGKMNEMAGKDVVLLTQTFASPSTTKLIKEFASKYPNVRHVIYDTVSSSEAIQAFQNKFGSRGLADYDFSKAETIVSVGADFLGDWQGGGYDSGYAKGRVPKNGKMSKHIQFEANMTLSGANADKRVPVTPSQQKEVLKALTGGSASGLPENVMAAVESAKNHLRKAGNKGVIITGLSDVDSQTRALDYNANSIVMDSAKPRLTRMGNAVEVKRVMDGVISGSIKGLITVGVDPVYSFPSKDFAVAYENLEMTLAFTMKKDATASRAQLVAATPHYLESWGDVQMKKGTFSLMQPTIRTIFNTRQFQDCLLKWTGNTNNYYDYIKENWSGVLGSTSWNKALHDGILVSDAQVEGDEATLDETSATLESNTANGAMAMTTQDGGMELTLYTTTALGDGQQANNPWLQEMPDPITRAAWDNYLTVSASDAKAMNLENTHVANGALNGSYVNVKMGDIVIEKVPVLIQPGQAKGSVGLALGYGKKEAVQKEMQTGVNAYRLYNNFSAVQNVTLEKTGGEHEFACTQLQNTMMGRDIIRETSLEIFKTKDAKEWNAVPLVSKDHAMIPVTSPDADLWDEFERGVGHHFNLSIDLNACTGCGACVIACTAENNVPVVGKEEIRKSRNMHWLRIDRYYSSEEAFAGDLEKKENISGLGSSLSEFAELEVASENPQVAFQPLMCQHCNHAPCETVCPVAATSHGRQGQNHMAYNRCVGTRYCANNCPYKVRRFNWFLYAENDEFDYNMNNDLGRMVLNPDVVVRSRGVMEKCSMCIQKTQLTILEAKRDGRAIKDGEFSTACSAACNTGAIVFGDINDHDSEIYKKKTDKRMYHLLEAVGTKPNVVYQAMVRNTEEV; translated from the coding sequence ATGGCATCAAACAAGAAATACTGGAAAAGTGTTGAAGAGCTAAACGAGAACAGCTCTATTGTTGATACGCTACAACAAAATGAATTTGTAGAGCCTATACCAACAGATGAATTCCTTGGAAACAAGGAAACGTTGGAGACTTCTTCAACCACACGTCGCGATTTCTTAAAATACGTTGGTTTTACTACGGCCGCAGCTTCTTTAGCAGCATGTGAAGGACCCGTTATAAAGTCTATTCCTTATGTAGTTGGTCCCGATGAGATCGTACCCGGAGTGGCAAATTACTACGCCACAACCATGGCAGACGGTTTCGATTTTGCCAATGTGCTTGTTAAAACAAGAGAAGGAAGGCCTATTAAAATTGAGCGAAATGATCTGGCAGTAAATTCCAGTGTGAATGCCAGAACCCAGGCTTCTGTATTGTCGCTTTACGACAACAACAGATTGCAAGGCCCAATGGTAAATGGTGAAGATGTTAGTTGGGAAGATTTTGATATTGCCGTTGCCGGAAAAATGAACGAAATGGCGGGTAAGGATGTTGTATTGTTAACTCAAACTTTCGCCAGTCCGTCAACTACAAAATTAATTAAGGAATTTGCTTCAAAATATCCAAACGTACGTCATGTAATTTACGATACGGTTTCTTCTTCGGAAGCCATTCAGGCTTTTCAGAATAAATTCGGAAGTAGAGGATTAGCCGATTACGATTTTTCAAAAGCTGAAACGATCGTTTCAGTAGGAGCCGATTTTCTTGGAGATTGGCAAGGAGGTGGATACGATAGTGGATATGCAAAAGGACGTGTTCCGAAAAATGGAAAAATGTCTAAGCATATTCAGTTTGAAGCTAATATGACATTAAGTGGTGCCAATGCCGATAAGCGTGTCCCGGTGACTCCATCTCAGCAAAAAGAAGTATTGAAGGCACTAACCGGAGGAAGTGCTTCAGGCTTGCCCGAAAACGTAATGGCAGCTGTTGAAAGTGCTAAGAATCATCTGAGAAAAGCCGGGAATAAAGGAGTGATCATCACCGGATTATCCGATGTTGATTCCCAAACCCGAGCACTGGACTACAACGCAAACAGTATAGTGATGGATTCTGCCAAGCCACGACTTACCCGTATGGGGAATGCAGTTGAGGTGAAGCGTGTCATGGACGGTGTGATTTCGGGAAGTATAAAAGGACTGATTACCGTTGGTGTGGATCCTGTCTATTCTTTCCCTAGCAAGGATTTCGCTGTAGCCTACGAAAATTTAGAGATGACACTTGCTTTCACAATGAAGAAGGACGCAACAGCATCTCGCGCACAGTTGGTAGCGGCCACGCCACACTATCTCGAATCCTGGGGTGATGTGCAAATGAAGAAGGGTACATTCTCTTTGATGCAACCAACGATCAGAACCATTTTTAATACCAGACAATTTCAGGATTGCTTGTTAAAATGGACAGGAAATACAAACAACTATTACGATTATATTAAGGAAAACTGGAGTGGTGTTTTAGGTTCTACTTCATGGAATAAGGCGTTGCATGACGGAATATTGGTAAGCGACGCACAGGTAGAAGGAGATGAAGCTACCCTAGATGAAACGTCGGCTACTCTGGAAAGCAATACGGCTAATGGAGCAATGGCCATGACCACTCAAGATGGCGGAATGGAGCTTACGCTCTATACTACAACCGCATTGGGAGACGGGCAACAGGCGAATAACCCATGGTTACAGGAGATGCCCGATCCAATCACCAGAGCTGCCTGGGACAATTACCTTACGGTTTCAGCTTCAGATGCCAAAGCAATGAATCTCGAAAACACCCATGTGGCTAACGGAGCTTTAAACGGAAGCTACGTGAATGTGAAGATGGGAGATATAGTGATCGAAAAAGTACCGGTGCTAATTCAGCCCGGACAGGCAAAAGGATCTGTTGGTCTGGCTTTAGGTTACGGAAAAAAAGAAGCTGTTCAGAAGGAAATGCAAACCGGAGTGAACGCTTACCGCTTGTATAATAACTTCTCGGCGGTACAGAATGTAACTCTTGAAAAAACAGGTGGAGAGCATGAGTTTGCCTGTACTCAATTACAAAATACAATGATGGGGCGTGATATCATTCGTGAAACCTCACTTGAAATATTTAAGACAAAGGATGCGAAGGAATGGAATGCCGTTCCTCTTGTGTCTAAGGATCATGCTATGATCCCGGTAACTTCGCCGGATGCTGATCTTTGGGATGAATTTGAACGCGGTGTAGGGCATCATTTTAACTTGTCGATAGACCTTAACGCTTGTACCGGCTGTGGTGCTTGTGTGATCGCTTGTACAGCAGAGAATAATGTTCCTGTCGTTGGAAAAGAAGAGATAAGAAAGAGTAGAAATATGCACTGGTTGCGTATTGACAGATATTATTCCAGTGAAGAGGCTTTTGCCGGTGATCTTGAAAAGAAAGAGAATATTTCAGGTCTGGGAAGTTCATTGTCTGAATTTGCCGAACTGGAAGTCGCTTCAGAGAATCCTCAGGTCGCTTTTCAGCCTCTAATGTGTCAGCATTGTAATCACGCACCCTGCGAAACAGTTTGTCCTGTTGCGGCAACATCGCACGGCCGTCAAGGGCAAAACCACATGGCTTACAACCGTTGTGTAGGCACTCGATATTGTGCGAACAACTGTCCGTATAAAGTTCGAAGATTTAACTGGTTCTTATATGCCGAAAACGATGAGTTCGATTATAACATGAACAATGATCTTGGTCGAATGGTATTGAATCCAGACGTGGTAGTTCGTTCTCGTGGAGTTATGGAGAAATGTTCAATGTGTATTCAGAAAACACAGTTGACCATTCTTGAAGCAAAACGTGATGGCAGAGCAATTAAAGACGGAGAATTCTCCACGGCTTGTTCGGCAGCATGTAATACCGGAGCGATCGTTTTTGGAGATATCAACGATCACGACAGCGAGATATACAAAAAGAAAACAGATAAAAGAATGTATCACTTACTGGAAGCTGTAGGTACAAAACCCAACGTGGTGTATCAGGCGATGGTAAGAAATACTGAAGAAGTTTAA
- the nrfD gene encoding NrfD/PsrC family molybdoenzyme membrane anchor subunit yields the protein MASHYEAPIRQPLVTGDKSYHDVTVDVAAPVEGKANKSWWIVFSIALIAFLWGIGCIIYTISTGIGVWGLNPTVNWAWDITNFVWWVGIGHAGTLISAVLLLFRQKWRMAVNRSAEAMTIFSVIQAGLFPIIHMGRPWLAYWVLPIPNQFGSLWVNFNSPLLWDVFAISTYLSVSLVFWWTGLLPDFAMIRDRAITPFTKRVYSILSFGWSGRAKDWQRFEEVSLVLAGLATPLVLSVHTIVSFDFATSVIPGWHTTIFPPYFVAGAIFSGFAMVNTLLIIMRKVSNLEDYITIQHIELMNIVIMITGSIVGVAYITELFIAWYSGVEYEQYAFLNRATGPYWWAYWAMMTCNVFSPQFMWFKKLRTSIMFSFFISIVVNIGMWFERFVIIVTSLHRDYLPSSWTMFSPTFVDIGIFIGTIGFFFVLFLLYARTFPVIAQAEVKSILKSSGSKYKKLRSEHGDDVKHYGVIAGGSKVSGTATTSTGTITTSAVDDERVESLLDGIGRFDPATQTQDDLKKISGVGPVMEQKLHQLGIYTFDQVSRMTDREYDLLDSIIDEFPGRAKRDDWAGQASKLKNNQ from the coding sequence ATGGCGTCGCATTACGAAGCACCTATTAGGCAACCCTTAGTTACGGGAGATAAATCCTACCACGATGTTACAGTGGACGTGGCTGCACCTGTTGAAGGCAAAGCCAACAAATCATGGTGGATAGTATTTTCCATTGCTCTAATTGCCTTTCTATGGGGAATTGGGTGTATTATTTACACCATTTCCACGGGTATTGGAGTTTGGGGGTTAAATCCAACAGTTAACTGGGCCTGGGATATTACCAACTTTGTTTGGTGGGTAGGTATTGGTCACGCAGGAACACTAATTTCTGCAGTACTATTGCTCTTCCGTCAAAAATGGAGAATGGCGGTAAACCGTTCGGCAGAGGCGATGACTATCTTCTCAGTGATCCAGGCGGGATTGTTTCCAATTATACACATGGGACGGCCATGGCTTGCGTATTGGGTACTGCCAATTCCAAACCAGTTTGGTTCTTTATGGGTAAACTTTAATTCACCATTACTTTGGGATGTATTCGCGATCTCTACGTATTTATCTGTATCGCTGGTATTCTGGTGGACAGGATTACTTCCCGATTTTGCAATGATTCGTGACCGCGCGATTACACCTTTTACCAAAAGAGTTTACAGTATCTTATCCTTCGGATGGAGCGGGCGAGCAAAAGACTGGCAACGATTTGAGGAAGTTTCATTGGTTCTCGCCGGATTGGCAACACCGCTGGTACTTTCGGTACATACTATTGTATCCTTTGACTTTGCTACATCGGTAATTCCGGGATGGCATACCACCATTTTCCCACCGTACTTCGTAGCAGGAGCGATATTTTCAGGATTTGCCATGGTAAATACGCTGCTAATCATAATGCGTAAGGTGTCCAATCTTGAAGATTATATTACCATTCAGCATATAGAATTGATGAACATCGTGATCATGATCACAGGTTCTATCGTAGGGGTGGCTTATATTACCGAATTGTTTATCGCCTGGTATTCGGGTGTTGAATACGAACAGTATGCATTCCTTAATCGTGCAACCGGTCCTTACTGGTGGGCGTATTGGGCAATGATGACCTGTAATGTATTTTCTCCTCAGTTTATGTGGTTTAAAAAATTGCGAACCAGTATCATGTTTTCATTCTTTATTTCCATCGTGGTAAACATAGGAATGTGGTTTGAACGTTTTGTGATCATCGTTACTTCCCTGCACCGTGATTATCTTCCGTCCTCTTGGACGATGTTCTCACCTACATTCGTAGATATAGGGATCTTTATAGGAACTATCGGATTCTTCTTTGTTTTGTTCTTGTTGTATGCCAGAACTTTCCCTGTGATCGCACAGGCTGAAGTAAAATCTATTCTGAAAAGCTCGGGAAGTAAATACAAAAAATTGCGCTCAGAGCATGGAGACGATGTAAAGCACTATGGAGTAATTGCAGGAGGTTCTAAAGTTTCAGGAACAGCCACCACAAGTACCGGTACCATAACGACTTCTGCAGTAGATGATGAGAGAGTTGAAAGTCTGTTGGATGGTATTGGAAGATTCGATCCTGCGACCCAAACTCAGGACGATCTTAAGAAGATTAGTGGCGTTGGGCCCGTTATGGAACAGAAATTACATCAACTGGGTATCTACACCTTTGATCAGGTAAGTAGAATGACCGATAGAGAATATGACCTGTTAGACAGTATAATCGATGAATTCCCGGGTAGAGCGAAGCGCGACGATTGGGCCGGACAGGCATCAAAACTTAAAAACAATCAGTAG
- a CDS encoding DUF3341 domain-containing protein codes for MASKVIHAIYTDDDLLMQAVKQVRGEHYHIEEVYTPFPVHGLDKAMGLAPTRIAITSFLYGLVGLSVATVMMNYIMIQDWPQNIGGKPSFSYIENMPAFVPIMFEMTVFFAAHLMVITFYMRSKLWPFKKAENPDVRTTDDHFLMAVDVGNNDVEQLSKFLYDTGALEISLIENDEDH; via the coding sequence ATGGCATCAAAAGTGATTCACGCTATTTATACAGATGACGACCTCTTAATGCAGGCTGTGAAGCAAGTGAGAGGTGAACATTACCATATTGAAGAGGTGTATACGCCTTTTCCCGTTCATGGTCTAGACAAGGCAATGGGACTGGCTCCTACGCGAATTGCGATCACCTCCTTTCTATACGGATTGGTAGGATTATCGGTTGCAACTGTAATGATGAATTATATCATGATACAGGATTGGCCTCAAAACATTGGGGGTAAACCGAGTTTCAGCTATATTGAAAATATGCCGGCATTTGTTCCCATCATGTTTGAAATGACCGTATTCTTTGCTGCTCACTTAATGGTGATCACCTTTTATATGCGTAGTAAATTATGGCCTTTTAAAAAGGCGGAGAACCCTGATGTGAGAACTACAGATGATCATTTTTTAATGGCAGTAGATGTTGGAAACAATGATGTAGAACAACTTTCAAAGTTTTTATACGACACAGGTGCATTGGAAATTAGTTTAATTGAAAATGACGAAGACCACTAA
- a CDS encoding c-type cytochrome, with the protein MKKLINISLVMVASLSLVSCFNSDKPNYQYMPNMYEPVGYETYGEYDVFPGNMEAMLPAEGSIPRGWQPYDYENTTAGLELARLELKNPLEVTDENLAAGAQLYTIYCAICHGDSGDGIGTLAERKKFLGIPSYADPGRNITEGSIYHVQMYGLNAMGSYASQTNELERWQITQHVMNLKAALKGEPGLTPSIADSTLTNTPSLTENNTSETTSTSEDQ; encoded by the coding sequence ATGAAGAAATTAATCAACATAAGCTTAGTAATGGTAGCTTCCCTGAGTTTGGTTTCCTGTTTTAATTCAGACAAACCTAACTATCAGTATATGCCAAATATGTATGAACCGGTGGGCTACGAAACCTATGGCGAATACGATGTCTTTCCGGGTAATATGGAAGCCATGTTACCGGCAGAAGGATCAATTCCTCGTGGATGGCAACCTTACGATTATGAGAATACAACAGCCGGTTTAGAACTTGCTCGTTTGGAATTGAAAAACCCTCTTGAGGTAACAGATGAAAATCTTGCGGCAGGAGCACAGTTATACACAATATATTGTGCGATTTGCCACGGGGATAGTGGAGACGGGATAGGAACTTTAGCCGAGCGAAAGAAATTTTTAGGGATTCCAAGTTATGCAGATCCGGGACGTAATATTACTGAAGGTAGTATTTACCATGTGCAGATGTATGGGCTTAATGCAATGGGGTCTTATGCTTCTCAAACCAATGAACTGGAACGTTGGCAAATTACACAACACGTTATGAATCTAAAAGCTGCTTTAAAAGGCGAGCCCGGGCTCACCCCGAGTATTGCAGATTCAACACTGACAAATACGCCGTCATTAACCGAAAATAATACTTCTGAAACGACATCAACTTCAGAAGATCAGTAA